The Streptomyces sp. NBC_00306 sequence AAGTGCTCCCTGTGCGCGTCGGCCTGACTCTTGTGTTGATGATCCTGGCCTGCGTCAGTGCACTGATCGTCGTGTTCACTGGCGGACTCGCCCGGCAGATCGGTACTGCCTTGGGAGTTGGTGACACCGCCTTGATCGTATGGTCGATTGCGAAGTGGCCTGTGCTGGTCGTGCTCGTGACCCTCATGCTGGCGATCTTGTACTGGGCCGCCCCGAACGCCAAAGACCGCGGGTTCAAGTTCATCTCCCTCGGCAGCGTTCTCGCTCTGATCATCTGGTTGCTTGCGTCTGCCGGATTCGCGCTCTACGTCGCGAACTTCGCGTCCTACAACAAGACCTACGGGACCCTGGCCGGCGTCATCATCTTCCTCGTCTGGCTCTGGATCACCAACCTCGCAATTCTGCTCGGTCTCGAATTCGACGCGGAACTGGCACGCGAACGAGCCATCATCGCCGGGCACCCCCACCGCGAAGAGCCCTACGTAGAACCGCGTGACACCCGAAAATGGACCGACGAGGACCGTCAGGCCATGGGCGACACCGGACCCGTGGACTCTCGAGACAACTGACTCCGCAAGTGAGGGGCGTCAATGACGTCAGTCCTGCCCGCAGTCCACAACTGCTGCCCGGTCAGAGGAATCAGGCCAAGCGGGAAACACGCACGGTGGCGCTGTTGCGGCGCCGATCAACGGAGGGCTCGGGAAGCTGGACACAGGGTCGGATAGTTGGCGCATGCGCGGTGCCCCGGCCCGAACCTGTGAGCCGGCGTTCCAGGCTCACGGC is a genomic window containing:
- a CDS encoding YihY/virulence factor BrkB family protein, whose translation is MAVLKRTFKEFKQDELTDRAAALTYYAILALFPALLVLISLLGIVGESATQSVLDNIKKLAPGAAQDVLANAVTQLQGSAGVGSILAIVGLVGAVWSASGYVAAFIRTSNAVYDLPEGRPVWKVLPVRVGLTLVLMILACVSALIVVFTGGLARQIGTALGVGDTALIVWSIAKWPVLVVLVTLMLAILYWAAPNAKDRGFKFISLGSVLALIIWLLASAGFALYVANFASYNKTYGTLAGVIIFLVWLWITNLAILLGLEFDAELARERAIIAGHPHREEPYVEPRDTRKWTDEDRQAMGDTGPVDSRDN